Proteins from one Suncus etruscus isolate mSunEtr1 chromosome 3, mSunEtr1.pri.cur, whole genome shotgun sequence genomic window:
- the SLC25A29 gene encoding mitochondrial basic amino acids transporter, which translates to MALDFLAGCAGGVAGVLVGHPFDTVKVRLQVQNPEKPQYRGTLHCFQTIIRQESVLGLYKGLGSPLLGLTFINALVFGVQGNTLRALGRDSPLNQFVAGAAAGAIQCVVCCPMELAKTRLQLQDAGPARRYRGSLHCLAHIYRQEGVRGVNRGMVATLLRETPSFGVYFLSYDVLVRALRCEPGEPLLLAKLLLAGGSAGILSWLSTYPLDVLKSRLQADGLRAAPRYRGLLDCARQSYEAEGWRVFTRGLTSTLLRAFPVNAATFATVTVVLSYARGPDSAGPDGETASPAPALTQRSSL; encoded by the exons ATGGCACTCGACTTCTTAGCTGGATGCGCCGGGG GTGTGGCCGGCGTGCTGGTGGGACACCCCTTTGACACGGTCAAG GTCCGGCTCCAGGTACAGAACCCAGAGAAGCCTCAGTATCGGGGGACCCTACACTGCTTCCAGACCATCATCCGGCAGGAGAGT GTGCTGGGCCTATACAAGGGCCTAGGCTCCCCGCTCCTGGGGCTCACGTTCATCAACGCGCTGGTGTTCGGGGTCCAGGGCAACACGCTGCGCGCCCTGGGCCGAGACTCCCCGCTCAATCAGTTCGTGGCAGGCGCGGCCGCTGGCGCCATCCAGTGCGTGGTGTGCTGCCCCATGGAGCTGGCCAAGACGCGGCTGCAGCTGCAGGACGCGGGCCCTGCGCGGCGCTACCGTGGCTCCCTGCACTGCCTGGCACACATCTACCGGCAGGAGGGCGTGCGGGGCGTCAACCGCGGCATGGTGGCCACGCTGCTGCGGGAGACGCCCAGCTTCGGCGTCTATTTTCTCTCCTACGACGTGCTGGTGCGCGCGCTGCGCTGCGAGCCGGGCGAGCCGCTGCTCCTGGCCAAGCTGCTGCTGGCGGGCGGCTCCGCGGGCATCCTGTCCTGGCTCTCCACCTACCCGCTGGACGTGCTCAAGTCGCGCCTGCAGGCCGACGGGCTGCGGGCCGCCCCGCGCTATCGCGGGCTGCTGGACTGCGCGCGCCAGTCGTACGAGGCCGAGGGCTGGCGCGTCTTCACCCGTGGCCTCACGTCCACGCTGCTGCGGGCCTTCCCCGTCAACGCGGCCACCTTCGCCACGGTCACCGTGGTGCTGTCATACGCGCGCGGGCCCGACAGTGCGGGGCCCGACGGCGAGACGGCCTCCCCGGCGCCTGCACTGACGCAGAGGTCTAGCTTGTGA